The Pieris napi chromosome 21, ilPieNapi1.2, whole genome shotgun sequence genome contains a region encoding:
- the LOC125060136 gene encoding acid phosphatase type 7 isoform X4, whose protein sequence is MKFLIQLLLVINVTSLITANPGYDCQYCQPEQVHIAFGTKPNDIIVTWTTFNNTHESRVQYGLGEMNLEAVGTRHRFTDGGQLHRHMWIHRVTLQDLKFDTKYEYHAGSVYGWSELFSFKTPPEGEKWVLRAAIYGDMGNKNAHSLSYLQDEAQRGHFDVILHVGDFAYDMDTDNALVGDEFMRQIQPLAASVPYMTCPGNHEAAYNFSNYRNRFSMPNHERWESMFYSFDLGPVHFVSISTEYYYFLEFGLKMLSEQFEWLQRDLSEANKPENRAKRPWLVLFGHRPMYCSNSDDIDCSVEYTRKGLPLFGAFRLEPLLRDFGVDVVIWAHEHSYERTWPLYDLKVYNGSSERPYVNPRAPVHLVTGSAGCQEGRDHFQHAPKEWSAFRSQDYGYTKLKAFNNTHIYFEQVSVDIEGKVIDQFWLVKQSSTQ, encoded by the exons ATGaagtttttaattcaattactATTAGTTATAAATGTAACAAGCCTAATTACGGCAAATCCCGGTTATGATTGTCAATATTGCCAGCCTGAACAAGTACACATAGCTTTCGGga CAAAACCTAATGACATAATAGTCACATGgacaacatttaataacacCCATGAGTCTCGAGTGCAATATGGTTTGGGGGAGATGAATTTGGAGGCTGTGGGTACTCGACACCGGTTCACAGATGGTGGTCAGCTGCACCGACATATGTGGATACATCGAGTTACTCTGCAAGATCTCAAGTTTGATACTAAATATG AATACCATGCGGGGTCTGTATATGGCTGGTCGGAGTTGTTCTCCTTCAAGACGCCGCCAGAGGGGGAAAAGTGGGTGTTACGGGCTGCCATCTACGGAGATATGGGGAATAAGAATGCACATTCATTGTCGTACCTGCAAGACGAGGCGCAGCGGGGCCACTTCGACGTGATCCTCCACGTGGGAGACTTTGCCTATGACATGGACACGGACAACGCCCTCGTAGGGGACGAGTTCATGAGGCAGATCCAGCCCTTGGCGGCCTCCGTGCCTTACATGACCTGTCCTGGAAACCACGAGGCCGCTTA TAACTTCAGCAACTACCGAAACCGTTTCTCGATGCCGAACCACGAGCGATGGGAGAGCATGTTCTACTCGTTCGATCTAGGTCCCGTCCACTTCGTCTCCATCTCCACCGAGTACTACTACTTCCTCGAGTTCGGTCTCAAGATGCTCTCGGAGCAGTTCGAGTGGCTGCAGAGGGATCTCAGCGAAGCCAACAAGCCGGAGAACAG GGCGAAGCGGCCTTGGCTCGTTCTGTTCGGCCACAGACCGATGTACTGCAGCAATTCGGACGACATCGACTGCAGCGTCGAGTACACGAGGAAGGGGCTGCCGCTCTTCGGGGCCTTTC GTCTCGAACCGCTGTTGCGTGATTTCGGGGTGGACGTGGTGATCTGGGCACACGAGCACTCGTACGAGCGCACTTGGCCCCTCTACGATCTCAAGGTGTACAACGGCTCGTCGGAGCGACCGTACGTTAACCCGCG AGCGCCAGTGCACTTGGTGACGGGCTCGGCGGGATGTCAGGAAGGAAGGGACCATTTTCAGC ACGCCCCGAAGGAATGGTCCGCTTTTCGCTCTCAAGACTACGGCTACACCAAACTCAAGGCTTTCAACAACACTCATATCTACTTTGAGCAG gtATCCGTTGACATTGAGGGAAAAGTAATTGATCAATTTTGGTTAGTCAAACAAAGTTCTACACAATGA
- the LOC125060136 gene encoding acid phosphatase type 7 isoform X2, translating into MKFLIQLLLVINVTSLITANPGYDCQYCQPEQVHIAFGTKPNDIIVTWTTFNNTHESRVQYGLGEMNLEAVGTRHRFTDGGQLHRHMWIHRVTLQDLKFDTKYEYHAGSVYGWSELFSFKTPPEGEKWVLRAAIYGDMGNKNAHSLSYLQDEAQRGHFDVILHVGDFAYDMDTDNALVGDEFMRQIQPLAASVPYMTCPGNHEAAYNFSNYRNRFSMPNHERWESMFYSFDLGPVHFVSISTEYYYFLEFGLKMLSEQFEWLQRDLSEANKPENRGERPWIILYGHRPMVCSNIADDCWNNFLPNRVGLPALGFGLEPLLRDFGVDVVIWAHEHSYERTWPLYDLKVYNGSSERPYVNPRAPVHIITGSAGCQEDTDGFKPRPPAWSAFRSSDYGYTRFKAYNHTHVYFEQVDVDEDGRVIDSVWIVKDKHEAYHFDS; encoded by the exons ATGaagtttttaattcaattactATTAGTTATAAATGTAACAAGCCTAATTACGGCAAATCCCGGTTATGATTGTCAATATTGCCAGCCTGAACAAGTACACATAGCTTTCGGga CAAAACCTAATGACATAATAGTCACATGgacaacatttaataacacCCATGAGTCTCGAGTGCAATATGGTTTGGGGGAGATGAATTTGGAGGCTGTGGGTACTCGACACCGGTTCACAGATGGTGGTCAGCTGCACCGACATATGTGGATACATCGAGTTACTCTGCAAGATCTCAAGTTTGATACTAAATATG AATACCATGCGGGGTCTGTATATGGCTGGTCGGAGTTGTTCTCCTTCAAGACGCCGCCAGAGGGGGAAAAGTGGGTGTTACGGGCTGCCATCTACGGAGATATGGGGAATAAGAATGCACATTCATTGTCGTACCTGCAAGACGAGGCGCAGCGGGGCCACTTCGACGTGATCCTCCACGTGGGAGACTTTGCCTATGACATGGACACGGACAACGCCCTCGTAGGGGACGAGTTCATGAGGCAGATCCAGCCCTTGGCGGCCTCCGTGCCTTACATGACCTGTCCTGGAAACCACGAGGCCGCTTA TAACTTCAGCAACTACCGAAACCGTTTCTCGATGCCGAACCACGAGCGATGGGAGAGCATGTTCTACTCGTTCGATCTAGGTCCCGTCCACTTCGTCTCCATCTCCACCGAGTACTACTACTTCCTCGAGTTCGGTCTCAAGATGCTCTCGGAGCAGTTCGAGTGGCTGCAGAGGGATCTCAGCGAAGCCAACAAGCCGGAGAACAG GGGCGAACGACCCTGGATCATACTATACGGCCACAGGCCCATGGTTTGCAGCAATATTGCGGACGATTGCTGGAACAACTTCCTGCCCAATCGCGTCGGCTTGCCGGCTTTAGGCTTCG GTCTCGAACCGCTGTTGCGTGATTTCGGGGTGGACGTGGTGATCTGGGCACACGAGCACTCGTACGAGCGCACTTGGCCCCTCTACGATCTCAAGGTGTACAACGGCTCGTCGGAGCGACCGTACGTTAACCCGCG GGCACCGGTACACATAATAACCGGTTCGGCGGGTTGTCAGGAAGACACGGACGGCTTTAAGC CTCGTCCCCCGGCGTGGTCCGCCTTCCGCTCCAGTGACTACGGATATACGCGCTTCAAGGCCTACAATCACACGCATGTTTATTTCGAACAG GTTGACGTCGACGAAGACGGTCGCGTGATAGACTCCGTGTGGATTGTGAAGGACAAACATGAAGCTTATCACTTCGATTCTTAG
- the LOC125060136 gene encoding acid phosphatase type 7 isoform X1: MKFLIQLLLVINVTSLITANPGYDCQYCQPEQVHIAFGTKPNDIIVTWTTFNNTHESRVQYGLGEMNLEAVGTRHRFTDGGQLHRHMWIHRVTLQDLKFDTKYEYHAGSVYGWSELFSFKTPPEGEKWVLRAAIYGDMGNKNAHSLSYLQDEAQRGHFDVILHVGDFAYDMDTDNALVGDEFMRQIQPLAASVPYMTCPGNHEAAYNFSNYRNRFSMPNHERWESMFYSFDLGPVHFVSISTEYYYFLEFGLKMLSEQFEWLQRDLSEANKPENRAKRPWLVLFGHRPMYCSNSDDIDCSVEYTRKGLPLFGAFRLEPLLRDFGVDVVIWAHEHSYERTWPLYDLKVYNGSSERPYVNPRAPVHIITGSAGCQEDTDGFKPRPPAWSAFRSSDYGYTRFKAYNHTHVYFEQVDVDEDGRVIDSVWIVKDKHEAYHFDS, from the exons ATGaagtttttaattcaattactATTAGTTATAAATGTAACAAGCCTAATTACGGCAAATCCCGGTTATGATTGTCAATATTGCCAGCCTGAACAAGTACACATAGCTTTCGGga CAAAACCTAATGACATAATAGTCACATGgacaacatttaataacacCCATGAGTCTCGAGTGCAATATGGTTTGGGGGAGATGAATTTGGAGGCTGTGGGTACTCGACACCGGTTCACAGATGGTGGTCAGCTGCACCGACATATGTGGATACATCGAGTTACTCTGCAAGATCTCAAGTTTGATACTAAATATG AATACCATGCGGGGTCTGTATATGGCTGGTCGGAGTTGTTCTCCTTCAAGACGCCGCCAGAGGGGGAAAAGTGGGTGTTACGGGCTGCCATCTACGGAGATATGGGGAATAAGAATGCACATTCATTGTCGTACCTGCAAGACGAGGCGCAGCGGGGCCACTTCGACGTGATCCTCCACGTGGGAGACTTTGCCTATGACATGGACACGGACAACGCCCTCGTAGGGGACGAGTTCATGAGGCAGATCCAGCCCTTGGCGGCCTCCGTGCCTTACATGACCTGTCCTGGAAACCACGAGGCCGCTTA TAACTTCAGCAACTACCGAAACCGTTTCTCGATGCCGAACCACGAGCGATGGGAGAGCATGTTCTACTCGTTCGATCTAGGTCCCGTCCACTTCGTCTCCATCTCCACCGAGTACTACTACTTCCTCGAGTTCGGTCTCAAGATGCTCTCGGAGCAGTTCGAGTGGCTGCAGAGGGATCTCAGCGAAGCCAACAAGCCGGAGAACAG GGCGAAGCGGCCTTGGCTCGTTCTGTTCGGCCACAGACCGATGTACTGCAGCAATTCGGACGACATCGACTGCAGCGTCGAGTACACGAGGAAGGGGCTGCCGCTCTTCGGGGCCTTTC GTCTCGAACCGCTGTTGCGTGATTTCGGGGTGGACGTGGTGATCTGGGCACACGAGCACTCGTACGAGCGCACTTGGCCCCTCTACGATCTCAAGGTGTACAACGGCTCGTCGGAGCGACCGTACGTTAACCCGCG GGCACCGGTACACATAATAACCGGTTCGGCGGGTTGTCAGGAAGACACGGACGGCTTTAAGC CTCGTCCCCCGGCGTGGTCCGCCTTCCGCTCCAGTGACTACGGATATACGCGCTTCAAGGCCTACAATCACACGCATGTTTATTTCGAACAG GTTGACGTCGACGAAGACGGTCGCGTGATAGACTCCGTGTGGATTGTGAAGGACAAACATGAAGCTTATCACTTCGATTCTTAG
- the LOC125060136 gene encoding acid phosphatase type 7 isoform X3 yields MKFLIQLLLVINVTSLITANPGYDCQYCQPEQVHIAFGTKPNDIIVTWTTFNNTHESRVQYGLGEMNLEAVGTRHRFTDGGQLHRHMWIHRVTLQDLKFDTKYEYHAGSVYGWSELFSFKTPPEGEKWVLRAAIYGDMGNKNAHSLSYLQDEAQRGHFDVILHVGDFAYDMDTDNALVGDEFMRQIQPLAASVPYMTCPGNHEAAYNFSNYRNRFSMPNHERWESMFYSFDLGPVHFVSISTEYYYFLEFGLKMLSEQFEWLQRDLSEANKPENRSLRPWVIAMGHRPMYCSSPRPACDNSVPQRKGIPFFGFGLEPLLRDFGVDVVIWAHEHSYERTWPLYDLKVYNGSSERPYVNPRAPVHIITGSAGCQEDTDGFKPRPPAWSAFRSSDYGYTRFKAYNHTHVYFEQVDVDEDGRVIDSVWIVKDKHEAYHFDS; encoded by the exons ATGaagtttttaattcaattactATTAGTTATAAATGTAACAAGCCTAATTACGGCAAATCCCGGTTATGATTGTCAATATTGCCAGCCTGAACAAGTACACATAGCTTTCGGga CAAAACCTAATGACATAATAGTCACATGgacaacatttaataacacCCATGAGTCTCGAGTGCAATATGGTTTGGGGGAGATGAATTTGGAGGCTGTGGGTACTCGACACCGGTTCACAGATGGTGGTCAGCTGCACCGACATATGTGGATACATCGAGTTACTCTGCAAGATCTCAAGTTTGATACTAAATATG AATACCATGCGGGGTCTGTATATGGCTGGTCGGAGTTGTTCTCCTTCAAGACGCCGCCAGAGGGGGAAAAGTGGGTGTTACGGGCTGCCATCTACGGAGATATGGGGAATAAGAATGCACATTCATTGTCGTACCTGCAAGACGAGGCGCAGCGGGGCCACTTCGACGTGATCCTCCACGTGGGAGACTTTGCCTATGACATGGACACGGACAACGCCCTCGTAGGGGACGAGTTCATGAGGCAGATCCAGCCCTTGGCGGCCTCCGTGCCTTACATGACCTGTCCTGGAAACCACGAGGCCGCTTA TAACTTCAGCAACTACCGAAACCGTTTCTCGATGCCGAACCACGAGCGATGGGAGAGCATGTTCTACTCGTTCGATCTAGGTCCCGTCCACTTCGTCTCCATCTCCACCGAGTACTACTACTTCCTCGAGTTCGGTCTCAAGATGCTCTCGGAGCAGTTCGAGTGGCTGCAGAGGGATCTCAGCGAAGCCAACAAGCCGGAGAACAG ATCGTTACGCCCGTGGGTGATAGCGATGGGTCACCGGCCCATGTACTGCAGCAGCCCCAGGCCGGCCTGTGACAACTCTGTGCCCCAACGCAAAGGGATACCCTTCTTCGGGTTCG GTCTCGAACCGCTGTTGCGTGATTTCGGGGTGGACGTGGTGATCTGGGCACACGAGCACTCGTACGAGCGCACTTGGCCCCTCTACGATCTCAAGGTGTACAACGGCTCGTCGGAGCGACCGTACGTTAACCCGCG GGCACCGGTACACATAATAACCGGTTCGGCGGGTTGTCAGGAAGACACGGACGGCTTTAAGC CTCGTCCCCCGGCGTGGTCCGCCTTCCGCTCCAGTGACTACGGATATACGCGCTTCAAGGCCTACAATCACACGCATGTTTATTTCGAACAG GTTGACGTCGACGAAGACGGTCGCGTGATAGACTCCGTGTGGATTGTGAAGGACAAACATGAAGCTTATCACTTCGATTCTTAG